In Mycolicibacterium gadium, the genomic window TCTGTACGTGGATCCGATGTGTCCGTTCAGCGGGAAGATGGTCCAAGAGCAGGGCGACGACATTGGTCGTCGCATTGAGGACGGCAGGCTTCGGGTCAACCTTCGGTTCGTGAACTTCCTCGACAAGTACTCGGCCAGTAAGACGTACGACATTCGAGCGACGTACGCGGCCTTTGTCGTAGCTGATCAGTCGCGATCGAGTGGAGTCGCGTGGAACTTTGTGCAGCAGATCTTTTCGGCCGAGCACCAGCCGCAAGAGGGCGGCCCCACGGATCTCGACAACAACCAGCTCGCCGATCTGGCCAACCGCGTCGGCGCACCCCAACCGGCCCAGGATCTCATCAGGCTGGGCCTGCCGATCGGTTTCGACTCCCGCGCCATCGCCGCCAACAACCTCGCGCTGCTGCGACAGTTTCCCGAGCCCGGTGTCCCGACCGTCGTCGTTGATGGCGCACCTGTCGACGGGAACACGGACTGGCTCGACCAATTACCGGGCTGACAGCGGCGTCGAGGTCACACGCGGACGGTCACGTGAGCCCCGGCAGGACCTCCGGCTGGCGTCTACGCTGAGCGCTATGGCCGACCACGACCGCGCCGCGGCACGTCGCGAGATCACCGACGCGCTGATCGCCGCGCTCGACCGCCGCCATGACGTGCTCGATGCGATCGTGGATTCCGAGGACCGGCCCGCGGCCGCCGAGGCGGTGGCGGCACTGCTCGGCACGACGCCGACGGGCGCTCAAGCGGTGTTGGGGATGCCGTTCCATCGCCTCACCAAGGACTCGCGCCGGCGGATCGCCGCCGAGCTCGAAGACTTGAACAGCCAGCTGACTTTCACGCTGATCGAGCGCCCGGCGAGCTCCGGTCAGCATCTGGTGCTGCGACCGTTCTCGGCCGAGGCTGACCGCGGCCTTTTCGAATCCAGAACTGCCGATATGGGTGCAGCCGGTGACGGCTCCGGCGGCCCGGCGGGCAGTCTCGATGACGAGATCCGCTCAGCTGTCGGGCGAATCCACGACGAGGACGCTGTGTGGCTGGTGGTCGAAAATGATTCGCAGACAGTCGGAATGGTCTTCGGTGAGCACATCGGCGGCGAGGTGAACGTTCGGATCTGGATCCTTCCCGAGCACCGAAAGCGCGGCTACGGCACGGCGGCCCTGCGGAAGGCGCGCGGAGAGATGGCGGCCTATTTCCCGGCTGTGCCGATGGTCATTCGCGCGCCCGGCGCCACCGGATGACTCCTTCGCCCGTATGGAATCTGGATGCGTCGGACGGTCAGCTGTTCGTGCACACCGGCGTCACGGGCAGGGCGGCCAAGGTGGGCCACCGGTTGACGATCGCGATGACCACCTGGCTGGCCACGGTGCGGTGGAGCGGCAGCAAGCCGGTGGAGGCAGAACTGACGGTCGAGGTGGAATCGCTTCAAGTGGTGAAGGGTGAAGGCGGCTTGAAGTCGCTGTCGGGACCGGAGAAAGCGCTGGCGCGGTCGAATGCGTTGGGAGTCCTTGACGCGCAACGGTTCCCGCAAATCCGCTTCCTGGCCAACGATATCGACAAGTCTGACGACGGCTATCTGCTGACCGGCACGCTGGAGATCCATGGTGTGGCCCAGGAGCGCGAGATCGGCCTGCGCGTCGAGGATCTCGGTGAGACGTGGCGACTGTCGTGCCAGGCTGAGGTTCGCCAGTCCGAGTTCGGTGTCAAACCATACTCGATGATGTTCGGATCGATGAAAGTCGTTGACACCGTGACGGTGTCGTTCACCGCCGAACGGGCAAAGGACGGCTGAACCGACCGGCTCGGCGGCCTCAGGCCCCGGCGGGCACCTTGGCCGCCGACTTGCGCATCTCCTGCTTGATCGACGTGAACTCAGAGATCGTCCGGGTGGCGACCGTCGCAAGGGGGCGGACATTGCGACCGGTGGCTTCCGTCTTGGACACCATCACCACGCTGTCGATGTAGGGCTGGATCGTCGTCGCGTTCTGTACGGTCGCCACGATCACCAGCTGGAAACCGAACTTGCGGAACGCCGACAGCGCCTGCTGCGCGAACTGCGGGTCTGGAGAATGCTTCGTCGAGCATCAACTGCGCGAACACCGATGTGTTGTCCGCGCTTTCGGGGCTGGCGAGGTTGCAGAGGCGGCCGACCAATTGATGACGGACCCCATTCTCAAGCGGGGCGCAGCGGAGGGGTGTGGCATGTCAACTGTCGACTACGCCGTCGATGACCACCGTCTACAGGGAGCAAGAACGTAGCTAAAGGCAGTCAAGCAGAAATGCAGGGAACGAAATAAATAGCATTACCGTTCCCAACCGTCCGGCAGCATTTTAATCCGCCACTGCATCGCCGAATATGACGAGACGAAGCGCGGAACGGAAGCAGTCCTAACCTCCCCGATGTAGCGCTCATCACGATGCACTTCGCCTCCGCCCGACATGGCAGTAACTGGACGGGTGTACGGTCGGCACTCGGTGCCTGTATCAATGCCGGTCAAACGCCCGTTTGGCCACGCGACGGGGGGCCAGCCGAGCGCATATGGATGGCCAACACGGAATCGCCGCAGGCGACGGATGTACGACGGTTTCACACGCGAAACAACGTCGGTCCCGGTCAGTCTTTGATCAGCTCGAGCAGTTCAGTGCAGTAGACATCAAATAGTTTCAAATCAGCTGCGCCGACGGAATGTGCTCGGCTGTGCGCCATCGGGTTCCGTACCTTCTTTAGCAAAACGAAGCGCTCCCGCCAATACTGTTTGTTCTTCTTCATAATCGGAGCGAATAGACCCCAATGGGAGGACATTAAGTCGAACAGGTCACCTGGGTAGGTGAAGTCGATCAGCCGAGTCGAGGCGCGACGGCCGAAGTTGCGCTGCTCGTATTCGCGCATCTCTGTGCAGCGGTCGATGATGTCCCCGATCTCCGGATGACTGCGGCGGCATGCCGATGGCCAGTCTTCGCCATACTTGGCCTGGAAGGTGCGCTCGACTAGGCCTCGCACCCCGTTCTCAACGGCGTTCCAAGTCTCCCAGGGGCTAAGTTCCCTGCTGAGCAAAGTAAGAAATCGCATGAAATGGTCGGAGAAAGCAGTGTACCCAGGCCCGGACTTCCGGATCAGCCCTTGTTGGAGAAGACTTTCTGCGTCGTCTTGCGTTGCGGTCAGCTGTGGGCCAAGTACGATCTCCAGCAAAGCCTCCAGGCGGCCGTCTGCTCTCATGAGGTCCTGCAGGTCCGCGTAGTACTGCTGGAATTCAGGCGGCATGGGCTCTCGTAGCGCTCGAACGGCGACATCCATCGGCAGCGGCACAGCCCCTTGCGTCTCCGTCCATAGCCGGTCTAGCAGATGGCTGGCGAGGTAAGGGTGTCCGCCTGACATCTCGAAGAGTCGCGGCACTAACCG contains:
- a CDS encoding GNAT family N-acetyltransferase → MADHDRAAARREITDALIAALDRRHDVLDAIVDSEDRPAAAEAVAALLGTTPTGAQAVLGMPFHRLTKDSRRRIAAELEDLNSQLTFTLIERPASSGQHLVLRPFSAEADRGLFESRTADMGAAGDGSGGPAGSLDDEIRSAVGRIHDEDAVWLVVENDSQTVGMVFGEHIGGEVNVRIWILPEHRKRGYGTAALRKARGEMAAYFPAVPMVIRAPGATG
- a CDS encoding AAA family ATPase → MSHNPFASVGQIVHGGSHIGRERDIRVVTERVLAQATAGATAIIGPPRIGKSSLAYQVFMSDRAREANPHLLPVWMNVRLVGGIQGLHTQLVEKVWDLMQPHLDEIDPRLKRSFDRATADGLEWLEVRTRTEEFLSQVRKRGLRVVLILDEFDAAREVFRTQPGAFQALRAIAYNPEPNVGLVTTSRRELREIVDMADPVESTFPGIFRSVYLTCFDKEDLTALAARLDSCDGARLVPRLFEMSGGHPYLASHLLDRLWTETQGAVPLPMDVAVRALREPMPPEFQQYYADLQDLMRADGRLEALLEIVLGPQLTATQDDAESLLQQGLIRKSGPGYTAFSDHFMRFLTLLSRELSPWETWNAVENGVRGLVERTFQAKYGEDWPSACRRSHPEIGDIIDRCTEMREYEQRNFGRRASTRLIDFTYPGDLFDLMSSHWGLFAPIMKKNKQYWRERFVLLKKVRNPMAHSRAHSVGAADLKLFDVYCTELLELIKD
- a CDS encoding DsbA family protein encodes the protein MGLVHRRRANRTVCAFAAVLGVVAALLMCGPTAGIAQAAVAAPAGDAIGIGDPHALGVVDLYVDPMCPFSGKMVQEQGDDIGRRIEDGRLRVNLRFVNFLDKYSASKTYDIRATYAAFVVADQSRSSGVAWNFVQQIFSAEHQPQEGGPTDLDNNQLADLANRVGAPQPAQDLIRLGLPIGFDSRAIAANNLALLRQFPEPGVPTVVVDGAPVDGNTDWLDQLPG
- a CDS encoding YceI family protein translates to MTPSPVWNLDASDGQLFVHTGVTGRAAKVGHRLTIAMTTWLATVRWSGSKPVEAELTVEVESLQVVKGEGGLKSLSGPEKALARSNALGVLDAQRFPQIRFLANDIDKSDDGYLLTGTLEIHGVAQEREIGLRVEDLGETWRLSCQAEVRQSEFGVKPYSMMFGSMKVVDTVTVSFTAERAKDG